Part of the Lepidochelys kempii isolate rLepKem1 chromosome 8, rLepKem1.hap2, whole genome shotgun sequence genome is shown below.
gtaagtcgacctaagctacagtgactccagctatgttattcatgtagctggaattgcgtaacttaggtcaacttaccatggtagcgtagacatagcctcaggtAGCTAGTGACAGGTATTAGGGTCTGAATTCAGTCCCTTGCTGCTTAGGCCAGCAATACTTCAGAAGTAGTACATTCAGTTTTTAGGAGCATGAGTATATCGTTCTAGCAGGCTGAAAGACCAGCATTGGTAAgctttgtaaaaaataaaaaatacaccaAGGTCTCCTCTGCCAAACAGGAGACTGCCACTATTCAACACAGGTAGGTGCAGTGGAACAAGGAAGTAAAAAGGACTATCCAAAAGACCTTCCTCAAAATGAaggagcagaaggaaaaaaattaagtgttTGACTTTAGTGAGAGCAGGAGACAAGTGACCCAGAAATAAATCATCTTGCTTAAATGGAAAGTTCCCAGAAACCTACATTGGCTATAAGACAGTAGGATATCAATAGTGTTCCAAGATATTTCATTTCCACACTGACTAATATTTGCATTAGCTAAGAAGACTACACAATGATTACAGAATGCAGGAGTAGCTTCTTCTAATTAACTTTCCTGGCATCGGGATTTTTACTGAACATCTGATATACTGTACATctactttgaaaaaaaatgttaaacactGCTGAGCTTCACAGGCTGTGATATCACACTATCCTATTCTATATTTGTTTTGGCTAAAAAAGTATGAATACTCACCATTTGGATGAAACATTTTTGATAAAAACCTAACAGTTGGAGGCTTATTTGGATATTCTTCTGAAAATTCTATGATTAGTTTAAAAGTACCTgtccaaaaaagcaaacatacaaACATCATGCAACTATAATTGTATCAAAATATCTTTGTGAACACTTGACAACGTActatttatatttcaaatgccAATAAAACTGACACATATTGCTATGAACAAAAATAGCATCAGCATCTTTGTAAAATTTAGATAAGCCTACTCAATACACAGAAAAGCAACTATTTAAATAGAGTACAACTTCAGTTATCTAAAAATCGTAACTGACGCTTAGTTCAGACCACTGGAGGATTTTCTATGTAATTACCACATGCTGAGGAGGTGACACTGCATTTGGATAACAGGAAGTTTTTGGACAACTATGTGTGTccaatagttaaaaaaaataaaaagagcgAGCGAGCCAACGTTAATCTGCCATTTTATTCAGCCAAAGTTTCCAAATGGTTCCTGTTTTGACAGTTTTGGGGATTCAGTGGATCAGAAGATAGAGTTTTCCTGCCTGGATCAAACACTTctaaagaagaattttttttaaaggagaactACTGAATTTCTATGGACACCAttaataaacaatttaaaaataaccacTATCACCACCCACTAGCTATTTTAGTCTCTTCAGTTGGCCTGACCTTCCAGTGCTTAGtcactgaaatctatgggagttTGATCTAAAAATGGACTATGGCTGAGcccagtacatgaaaagatggattTTTATAAGAAATGGCTTCAACCTTTAAAACTTGAGACTGATttactgaaaaatatttattaaggACCAGTGAATATATATGCCACATATCACCAATTCCAACCAATTTCCATCCACTTCTACCCAACCTCTCCCTTCACCCCCCCCAAAGAAAACAACCCCACTAAGCTATTTTCTCACTTGCAAGAAAACTGGAAAGCCCCCCTCTTAATGACCACTTCTTGCAGATCATTGCAATGAGTTTCTGACAAATAATTCTTTAACTGACACCCACCCCGCTTTCTGCATATACAGTAGACATTACACTTATACAGTTCTTTCGTGTTTGTTTACAATCTGATCTTTTTCATTAAGCGATCAATTCAAGGTTATTTCCTCTTGCTCTTAAATGAAAACACCACAAAGGTGAATCAGAATCATGTGCTAAAGACAAAGCCCTATATAACCAGAGAGCATGAAAACTCTTTGGGATTAGGCATAAGATGTATGAAACAGTCTGATGGTATTAGCCTTCAGCATCTCCTACTGAACATTCCACTCTCCCTGTATATAAACACTTCTAGATATGGCCACTGCTTCACAGGTTTACAGTTACTCATCAACCACTCTAAAGACAAGACAACGCACTGGCACTAGTTTTGGTCAAAATACTGTAGTCTCCGTTAGATAGCAAGCCCTTACCAACTCACATTGTTTGTTGGCTTGCTTTTTCTATTTCAAAATTAAGCTCTGTGTGTAttatggcttaaaaaaaaaaataaaacacgaacacacacacacacacccccaacattTTATATATAGGAAATATAAAAATCCTTCCTAAAAGTAATGCTGGGGCCATTTACAAAAGAagaagagaataaaaaaaattagctaCCTACCATCCTCAAAAGGGGTACCTTCTGGCctagaaataaaaaatataaatataaatatattatctACTTTTACACAGGCATCCACACCTCCCCCATCCTTTCAAATCAGAAATAGaggcaaaaatgaaaaaaggaaaggggggagaagggggtaaATAATTAAGATGTAATTCTTTGATATTTCCCAGGATACCCAAAGTATTCTCCTACTAAACTGATAACTTTGTAAGAAATCAAATTTCTGGATTAAAAACTATTGATCCAGGACAATAACTGTATTTCATAAAATGGGGATGACCACAATCAATGGGCAGATTCAGATTCCACTAAAACTGCAATAAGGTCACTAACAAAGTACTAGGATTTATGATAAAAGACCGAATTGGTTCCCAATCCATGAGATACCTAATGTAACTAGACAAGTTCTGCCCACAGAATTGTATTGTAAACCAATCTGGTCACTGCTAACACATCTAAATTTATCTGCAAAGGGCATGGAATTCTTCAGTGCTTCTCAGGGGGAATCTTGCCTTTTCTTGTTTTCCTACCCAATCTTCAACATAACCATCTCCTTGCTTTCACTATGAATtgatacaaaattttaaaaagacaagaaaaTGTACATTATAAGGCTACATCAGGACAAAAATGTAGCTGCTTTTCTTGTGTGCTCTACCGTGCCTCAGTATTCAAGGCTATAGACCATACAAACCTCTTTCCTCATAAACATATACTTACTAATTTTTGCCAGTTTGTCTCATACTCAGCATTTTGACTTAGTACACGCACATAGTCTCAAGCGTTTTCACAGAATCAAACATTATCTAACTTATATTTAACGATTTAGTATTATCTTCTCTGCAGTGAGCAAAAGTCTTCTCTTACCCAAATATAACTGCATTCCATTGCATAATGTTATTCTCAGATGGTGCACCACTGACACCCACAGGAGGGTCTTCTTGCAATCTaacaattaaaaaattagaatatGGAAGATATAcatgttaaaattatatatataattatatatacacacacacacacaagcaaaacAGGATAATACTCAGAAATGTGTCAGCATATCCAGAGTTTGTACTCATTTCTCCTTCCAGACTAGAGAATTCAGGCTGTGGTTTAGAACACAAACTACATACTTCAGTGTTATATGCACATTAAATATCCCAGAGACAGAAGCCCACCaagggatgcagatcaggatTTTCTCTTCAAATATTTTGTCAATATATAAAGACAGATCAGCACTAAATAAATAAGTGAAGCATATGTTTCATCATGCATGGAACACAGCATCAAATACAAGAGCAGTTATGAAACCTTGTACATCTGGTTTAAAATACCACATAGCAAATGATGAAATGAGCATTCAGAACAACACCCGCTGGCTACAGTCCTGAAGAGAAAATGATTATAACCACAAATTGACACATCGTAACTATTGTGGAAACCAACCAATTATATTTGTGTGATGCACACAGATGCACACACTGGAACCAAGTAGAAGGAAACACACATCAGGTTTTTCTTATGTTTTTGATACTATATGGACCACATTTTGCCAGGCCACACAGGCCTATTTTGGCTAGTAACCTGTTCTCTCTGCATGCTCAGTTCAGACAACTTAAATGTCAACAGCATGAGCTACCTACCACTTTGGCCAGGATGAAAAGGAATGTCACTTTTTCCTACCTGATAGCCAGATTGCATGCCAAGCCCTAAGCATTAATCTCTATCAATGCGCTTCAGAGATAGGTTTGGCATTTAAATCAGGACAAAGTTTCAcacactgcactgtggggaggTCTTTAACTACAGAGaatttgtggtgtggtgtggccTGAACTGGAAACCTAACTTGTTTGAACAGAGTCCAGAGATATTTAAGAGCTAGGAACAATATGGTATTTATAGCATTCACATTCCTTTTCTACAAGCAAAACTAAAAGTtgtaattaaattaatatttctctgtaattttattcaaAGAGAAGACAAAAATCAGTATTCATGTATGTAATCTCTCAAATTCCTCTCTCATCACCACCTTGTTAGTCACTGTACCAAGTTTACATTCCAACAGTAATCAGACTTCATAGCCGCACAGGTAAGCTGAATGGTCCTGGCTGCTATGTCACCCTAAAAgaagcaggaaacaaaacaatatatTCCCCACCCACTTAAGTTAAGACTCGGACATTTTAAAGATATGTGATCTCAATTTTCAGGCATAAGATGAATAGATGACATGTCTGATAGATTCCATTCcatgttttaatgtatttatttagatgCATTTTCCCCTCATATGTAAAATCTCCACTTCACCTCCaattttaacaataaataaatagatgGAAGCAGTGATTTTTTATCTAACAGCTATTCCTTTTACTGGTATCATAATTACTTTAATTTTTACCATCTACATGACCCACTACAAGCAAAAAGATTTAATATCCTATTTTCATTTAACAGGAACTAAAAAATGTTATGCTCAAATAATGCAATATCCAGATGTAATGGGTAAGTTAAGTAGCGTCTAAGGCTCAGCTCAGAGGTTCCTAGCTTTGTAGGTTCAAATCAAGCTTTTAATATTGTATTACAAGGTTGTGTGAAGCTACAAATGCATATGATACACATATGACCATGGTTTACGGATGTCATATTGTGGTACCAGCAAATACACCTATACCTAAAAAGGAACACTATCAAAGTAGACTCATTTCCAATAATTTATCAGCCACATTAATTCATATCATGTTGAAACAAAGCATACAATTTAAAGCCCATAACAATTAGCTTTTAAAAGGCTTTTCTACATGCATAACAGATGATGTACATAACATATGTAATTAAATGACAAACTGGAACAGTTGTTCCAGAGTCTCTGTAGTTCAGCACTTaccattttttaaacagaatataACTATTTTTTTCACTAATGTATAGAAAAAGATCCttgtttacaaacattttaaaataatgtgtgaCTGAAACTATCAACCAGAATCGCATATACATGAGTCCAGAAGTGTTTAGTAGTTCTGTGTGCTCATCTTGAGACAAGTCAGAGGTGCCAACAACCTATTGATTTTATTCACTTCCGCTGGAGTTGTGGATCTTCAGCACTGGGAGGATGGGGGCAAGGAGGGTGGAAAACCACCAAGCAAAGTACCTCAAGACAGGTACCCAAAAACAGAGGCTCAAAAAAATGAGGGAACATCTCTGAAAATGTTAGCTTTATTCACTAAGCATTTCACTTCTACACCCataaaaaagttacaaaaaacaactAGAGAATGTTGATGTGTGATCTCcagaggtgtttaaaaaaaatcttaactcgTTGAATAATGAGCATATATACAAGCATTTGACACCTGCATAAATATTTACAGGCTCAATATTCCCTCCTCTGTCAAGTTCCAGCCTGAAGCAAAGATTGACATCATACAGCTAATTCCCTTAAAttacagtggttcttaacctttactgcagcctgcacccctttgggtctcaaaatatgttctcgcaccccttatcaaaaatcattgatataggtcagttctttaaacctagatatatttttgtttgtatattacagtaatcgttaaaaaaaatgttaataaatacataggtttgatgaaacaaagtagttgtacttacatgcctgtgcttaatttgtgttttcgatgatttaccttttaaaaaaatctggcatgtctcgcacccccagaaagggcatcttgcacCCCCGCGGGTGTGTGCACCCCAGGTGAAGAACCACTGAATTAGAGGGTTATTGCATCATGGAATCTCTGCTATAATCAGAATGTACTGCTGTAAACATTGTAACTGAGTGTTTGGTCTATACACAGTGGCTTTTCGGAATAATACAGGTTTCCTAACAGAACCAAGGCAATACAATCAAAGGTTCTTTGGACATTTCTCATGCAAGCAGTTGACAGAGAAAGGAGAGTGGCCATTGTTTTAAAGACATAAGCACAGACTTTTATCCTTAGATGCCTCCAGATGTCAGCATACAGTAAGAAGCAGAGAGCTTTGGAGGAAGTAAccctaaacaaaaacaaaagcagccTCCTTCCTACAGAGGCAGAGATTCAACTAATCCCTTTAGTGGGGCAGGATATCTTAACTTTCTTTCCAAGAAGTGCGTGTAGGAACAGCATTTACCATATAAACCCAAACTTGCTCGGCATCTCTGTCCCAAGGGGTACGGGGGGAAAAGACTGCTGGTCCTGTAGTCCTCACCGCAGTAACAGAGCTTTGACAAACCAGCATTCTGCCCTCTTACCAGCATTAAGAGAGGTTTTTGCATTCCTTGAGAGCAGACAATCCAGAAAGCAAAAAGGTTGTTTCTGTGTTATTAAGTCTCCCTTTCAAAGAACAGTCCAGcatgggagaggagaaaggggacAAAGATAAATAAAGCGGATTAAATCCTGAACATGGAGAAGCCCTTTACTGGTGCACATACTCGATGCATTGGAGAATTAAGGGATTCAGTGTAGTCCAGTGAACAAGGCTCTAGACTGGGAGTCAGCAGACTGGATTCTATCTCTAGCTCTGTtactgactttgggcaagtcacttcacttctctgggcctcagtttccccatgtacaACACAGACGGCAATACCTACCTGTCCTTTGAGCTCAGTGGCCGGAGAGGGCTGTACAAGAGCCAAGTGTCACTACTGGACTCCAGACCATGGCAGGCCGATTCTGAGGCAGACACCCGAGACACCTGACAGGGCTGCCTGCCCCCTGCTTTACACCTTGGCAACAACGCCCGCACAGCTCGCCAGGCCCCGAGGCCTTGTGGCTTTGACTGGGCAGCTCCTGTAAGCCAGCCTCGGGCGGGCGGCCGCTCCCTGGGCctgaccccccagctcccagcgccGCCCCCAACCCAGCAGCGGGGTGGGAAAGGAAAGGGGAACCCGCTGCGCTTCCTCCCCCAAGCCAGGGAGCGCCCACAGCTGCTCCCACCCCGCAGCAGCAAGGGGCTAGCTGCCGGGTAGCCCTCCGAGCCCCACAGGTACGCGGCGCTGCGGTGGGGCTGTCGGGgggctcctgccccgctccccaccgCACGCAACGCAGCCCCAGGAGCTTGGAGCAGCGCACGGTGCGGGCTCCTGCCTGGGCCAGGGGGGGCCTGTTACACGCAGGGCATGGCGGGACGCCAAGGAGAcccacgggggggagggggcatgaggAGAGCCCCTGTGCTCCCTCAGGAGGGCACGACCCCGGCACGCACCCCCCGCCCAGGGAGCCCCAGCCCAGGCGAGACGCTCACCTCTTGAAGTCCCTCATGAGCCTCCGCCTGGCCGGAGTGGACATGATCCTCTCTGGGAAAAGAGTCCCTGTCCCCAGGAGCCTCAGCACCGCTCACAGCGCGGCGgtctccctccccagcccgcGTCGGCGGCGGCGGCACAAACAACCCTGCAATGGCGTCTCCCTCCGCCTGGGGGAGGGAAAGTCACAGGCCCCCCTCTGCGGCCGTACCACTACCTCTGGTGGGGAGAGCGTCTGCGCGTCCGCCCTCAGAACGTACCACTGCGCCTGccgggagggggaagagagattcCTGCCTGAGGACGTACCGCTGCGCCTGCcgccgtgggggtggggggggcgagcGGCCGACGTTCTAGTCTCAGAACGTGCCGCGGCGCGGAGGAGGCGCCTGGCCCGTCAGCGAATTCTCTTCGCGAGCCCAGCccggctggcagggagctgccctgCAGGCACGAGAACGCCCCGAAGGCACAACTCAGCGTCTAACAGGTTCCCAGTGCTTCAAAAAACGTATACCTACGACACACAAACAGAGGTGCTGGGGGAGCTAGCGGTGCTGCTGCACtgcctggcttgaagtggttcccatcaTATAGAGGGTTTactgtttggttcaatggctctcagtgtccccccattatacaaattgtCCCAGCAGGGCTGCACACAGAGAAATACTGGGGTCCCTGCCTTAGGTACATCCTCAGCGGCCTTGGCAAATTCCCGCCTAGCCGCACCTGCCAGGTGTGCAGATGGGCATGCAAGCTTCACAGTGCCATAGGGTGAGCAGAGAGCAAAGTGGGCTGCAGTCCCCCCGGCCCCGCTTTTCTGCTTTGGAAGTGTATTGAGTTAAACCAGAGAAAGacatttttattccaaaataagaacatccacacatggagggggagggatagctcagtggtttgagcattggcctgctaaacccagggttgtgagttcaatccttaagggggctatttagggatctggggcagaaattggggattggtcctgctttgagcagggggttggactaggtgacctcctgaggtcccttccaaccctgagattctatgagtgAATACACAGAACAAAGCTATTTGGGAGTAGctattctgctttaaattcacacctcaTCTTATTCCAGAATGCCTTTCGTTTCATGTGTAAACCAGCCCCAATAGGGGCTATCAGGCACAGGGCATAGGTAACGCTGCTTCCAGCACAGTCCCCAAGAAGCACATGCTACAGAAGCCATGCCTGCGCTACAGGggctatactggtatagctacATTGCCCCAGCATAACCCAGTAGTGAAGATGCAGCCAATGCTGACAGAAGAGGTTTTTCCATCTGTGTAACGACACTGTCTCCCTGAgtaggattgccaaccctccagagttggcctggagcctccaggaattaaagattaatatttaagTAAAGCTTATGGCATGTGATTAAAtttccaaccaaaattggcaaagCTACCCTTGGACCACCCAGAAGCCCATTCACAATGCAGTGGGGACTCTATGGCAATTCAAGTGTGGAGCAGAGAAGCAGCTAAAC
Proteins encoded:
- the UBE2B gene encoding ubiquitin-conjugating enzyme E2 B isoform X1 codes for the protein MSTPARRRLMRDFKRLQEDPPVGVSGAPSENNIMQWNAVIFGPEGTPFEDGTFKLIIEFSEEYPNKPPTVRFLSKMFHPNVYADGSICLDILQNRWSPTYDVSSILTSIQSLLDEPNPNSPANSQAAQLYQENKREYEKRVSAIVEQSWNDS